Genomic window (Diabrotica undecimpunctata isolate CICGRU chromosome 6, icDiaUnde3, whole genome shotgun sequence):
TTTCAATCAAGGTCTTCAATTTACCGTGCCAATCTAAGCAAACTGCATCATCAACACTTCCACTTTCCCCACAGACTTTTTTAAAcacaactccatttctctttttgaaatttgtaaCTCTTTTGCTTTTTCCTTCAACAAGTTTCCGCTAATAGACACTTTTTGACCTCTACACTGTCTTAGCCAAATGACCAGACTTTCTTCCAGACGAGGAAGTTCACCTTTAGTAGTTGTTTTGCGTACACCAGCAGTTTAGGCAGCATTAATTTTCTCCTTGTGATTTATTATGGTTGAGAGGGTACTCAGAGGAATCTTAAATTCTTTTCCAACATCACTTTGCTTCTCACCTTTCTCTACGTTTTGGATTATCTTCTATTTTTCAGCAATCGTCAAACATTTATACTTTCTAGGGCTCatgactaacaaaattttaatctaTATATTAAAGAAAGAGTAACAGTAACTAATAGCTAAACAACCAAAGGCGCGTTGATACGAGTTTGAACGATACTTATTACAATCTTTCCGCCTTTTTCCCTTTACAACTTTGAATTGTCGAGTGTTGGACGCCGATGAGTTCGAATTAACGCGTCGTTTTGTTATATAGCAATGATTTTTTTCGTTCGAATTAACAAgtacataaaaatgtattgaTTTATTTCGAAATATAAAGAGATTTTGTAGGGAACTCATGATAACTTGATGAATTATAAGGGAAGTTCGAATTATCGCAGGTTTGAATTAACGCGAGTcgactgtaatatttttttagacaacatacacaaatacataaatattcaaaaaaaaattaataagagAATATTTTATTTGGAAAATGTGATGTGCTATATGAAAATGTACTAATGGGAATATTTGTTTCACAATTTTATAACttcataaattatataaaatagtttttttatcaaaatatgttCATGTACATTTTCGAATTACCAAGTCGTTTTTTGCCTAGACCAACATCGCTCATAAACAAATAAAGCTACAATTTTTGGACGTtcatcaaaatatttaaattgtattgTTAAAGGAAAATAATTTCAGTGTATACTCATTTCTCCCTGGCATCAGGTTAATTAGTTTTGAGTTAATATAATgatattaataattacaatacaTTATGACAAGGGTGCAGGCCATTTGCATAGAGGGCCAGTAGATGATGGTATCTAAAATTAATCAAGAATCGACGACTTAATCTTCAAGGAGTTAGTTTAACGCATTTATGTACATCATATAGTTGAGGGATTGATATATTGATATGAATAAAGGCTCCCCCAAACCAACGCGGAAAATTCGCATTACCTGCGGAATTCCGTACCGCATACGATTCGCATTGAATTGTTTCCACTGTGGTAAGTATACAAGTTCAGACAAGTACGATTTTCGTCGTTCGGGCATGCGTTTTGTCTGCGTATTTATTCGTCCGGAATCTTAGTTCGCACTCGACAGCGTTTTTATCAGTTTCGCAGTggtttcgcatgtgaaaaaattgaaaatggagagaattatTGAGTTGGTTCGAAAGTATCCTATTCTCTATGACCTTTCTCATGAAgattataaaaatgtaaggaaaaaGGACAAGATTTGGACTAGAATAGGAGAAGAAATAGGCGAAAATGGTGAGTAGTTTTACGATTTGTATTGGtttatttttctacatctaagacTAAAGAAAAGCAGAGGCCTAAACAATACTATATTTACTGCAAGAAGAGTCCATTATTTTCATCGTGAACAATCTATTCATAGTCCTGAATTAAAATACGTGGCAAATTTTTCTCGAACAGAAAATGCCAGTCTTGCAGCTCTCCTTGGGTCATTGTCCAAATTTTGAAATGCTCCAAGTTCAGGCTCTGGTGGATCTAAAAGTTCTATGAATCTATCATCACATTTTTTTGTCCTTAGAAAATTATGCAAAATACATGCAGTTTTCACAATGAGAATACTAgtatcaatttttgtttccattGGTCTGTAGAATATACGCCATTTTTGTGCCAATATTCCGAAAGCGTTTTCTACTACTCTTCTCGCTTTACAGAGCCTCACATTATAATTTTCCTTGAAAATATCTGTTCTGCTTTGACTGTATGGAAAGGGCCTCAACAAGTATGGTTTTAGTGCAAAGGCTTCGTCTCCAATTAAGACATGGGGGGAAAGTTCATTCTGGCCTGGGAGATTTTTCGGCTCAGGTACACCCATCTGATTTGTTTCAAATCTTCTTCCCATTTAGGAAGCTTCGAATATTCCACCGTCGCTGTTTTTACCAAAACCGCCAATATCAACTGAAATGAATCTATAATCTGGGCCAACAATAGCCATTAATACTGTAGAAAACTTATTCAAATAACACCAATAATTAGATCCTGTTTTGTCTGGACACTTGATAGTAACATGCTTGCCATCGATGCTACCAATACAATTTGGGAATCGCCAGGTATTTCTAAAACTTTCTTCAGATTTTTTCCATATTTCTGTAGTTGGTTCGGGCAAGTAAATATGTTGCAAATTTCTACATAAAGCTTCACAAACTTCTACAACTATGGCACTTACAGTCGAAAACCCGACTCTAAAACTATGGCCTATTGTATAAAATGTATCTCCGGTAGCCAGATACCTAAAAAAGAGTATTTTGTTTCAGGGGATGAGATTAAAAAAAATGGAGGAATCTGCGCGATACGTACGCTAAGTACATAAGAACTAATAAAACTAGAACTGGACAAGCGGCAAgcgataaaaaaaaatggatatgggCAGATCATATGGAATCGTTCAAACCGTTCCTAAATTTTGCTAAGACTGCATCCAATGTCACATATGTTGATACACAAGAATCTGAAGCATTCCCAAATATAGAATCACCCGAAAATATATTAACGGATGAAAATTCCGCAGTACAGAAACCAACGTGTAGTAAAAATCTACTAACAACTCAGACAGATGATTCCCAGAATAAGATTCAACCCCCCTCATCGAAACCTACTCGAAATGAAGCTCCTAGGGTTACTCTTTCAAATGAAACTCCTTCTACAGGCAGAACAAACAGAAAACGCAATTCTGAGCCATCCACATCTGTGAAAGATATGATCAGTTATTTTGAGAGCAAAAAGAGAGTAGTGCATGATGCTACCGATCAACTGTTTTTGGCTCATGCTTCTACGGTAAAATCTTTCTCTCCTAGAAGGCAAATTGAAACAAAAATGAAGATTGCGCAAGTTATCATGGAGCAGGAGTTGCTTCAATGGAGGAAAGTTCTTTGAATAGCCATCAATCTAGAGCTGAAAGTACAGACACCACCTATCAAAACCCCTCTTCGTCGGAAGTATTTCGGTTGTATCCCTACCTTCACCAAATGACACTGCATTACCTAAACAATCGAATACTTCTGGGTTCTATGAAGTGAATTgtgaaaataattatgttacactACACAACTTGGCGCAGAGTTGCAACCAAGCAGCTTCTCATAATCCATCAGTTTCCAACTATGTCAGTTCCTTTGACCCttacaatacataaagtatatttTAGAGTTATTTTGATCCTTATTCTCTTTTACTGTAGTAATTAATGATATAAATAATGCCTgcagttttttttcattttcttaccTTAATGTTATGGCCAACCGTTCTTGCGGAGAAATAGCTTCTCGGTAATTCGTGTCTGATTTTCTAATATCATTTTCTACAAGGTGCAACAGTTCATCGAAACAATCTATTGTCATTCTAAAATAAATGTAGGCATCTTGTATCGTCTTTTCGTAATTGAGGCATCAGCGTGTGATATTCCCCACATTTCAGTCTTTCTAGATTGATATCATGAACCCATTTTCTTCTTTCCTAAGATTAAATTCATAATATAGTCCATATTGTTGTTTAGGATAACTATAGATAATAATTTTACCTTGAATTGTCGTCCTCCATTGCTAACATTAAAAGAGCTTCTTCTTCATCTGATGATGTATACATTTTTGTGAAGATTGAGATCACTGAgtagtattctttgtttttcgttGTCACCAACTCTTCTCAATACTAGACACATACGAGTATGACGCGAATATATTCGCTTCAATATGAAGTTCTTTACGAATTCCGTCAGGAATTCGACTGCGAACTTTCCGTCACGAATCCGCTGCGAATAATTCGCGTTGGTTTGGGGGAGCCTTAAAGAactaagaaaataagaaaatccTTCTACAAAGCCTTTAAAGCCGACTATTCTACTTGTGTTTAAATTACGAAATAGTCTCCGATGTCAATCCATATtaactatatttttaataatttattttataattattttaacacAATTTATATCATAATATTCTGGACCATTGATACTAACCTCATGGTATATAGTGTTTGATTATTATTTTACACAATCTACATGTGTCTATCTAtcaaatatattcaatggttgaatttCAGAGGTTTGTTCAGTCAATATTTGGCAAACGAAAGTTGTCAACTACTTTATTAATTTAatagaatacgtttcgcttttattcttattttaaaagcatcatcagttctcTACAAATAGAAATgatcttagaatataagtaaaaaacgaacagggttcatacttacaaaaacaatttgtaggtttttatgTTGTTATGAAAACTTTACCAATAACTTAACATTAAATCTAACTAAAcgagaaaaataaacaaaaaacacaagaaaactgAATAAGAGCATTACggtttttttattttgaccaatggcttcatttgaatgttaGTTAAAGTTCTTtcaagggtcaaaccacactaatatAATTTTCAGTTGTCTTCTATCCATTGTAGAATGTCATAATTTCAAATTATGACATTTAAAGTGGTAGAATTTTAACAAATGTATAGCAGAGCATAAAGCATGAGGGTTCAAATTAAGGGCCgccttagatttctcacccctgttACAGCTGAAATGTACCGCATTACTTTAGATCTAGAAACCGATCCGAATCTTGTGTGTGAATGCCATACTGTATCAAATTGACGAAAGTGCGGAAAAAGTTTTTCGAAAATTCGAAAAAATTTTTCCTGCTTCTGGTATAATAGTTTTGTACAACATTAGatcgcaggtcattatttttgtattaattactTAAGTTATTAACTACTTAAGAAGACCAAACGAACTTGGAAGCCGCCGCATTACGCAAAATCATCATCCAGGGCTCAGAGCTCATACCAgagatcacactaagcgaaatccaAGAGCCAAgaaagatgaaaaacaacaaatcaccaggagaagatggagtcgtaatagaagctataaagccttttaacctttgtctaacagattgttgcataccggaaatatggaacaatgcagtaacaattttactacacaagaaaggagacaagtagcaactagaaaactatagaccaatcagcttattgaaccacatctataaaatgtttacccgaataattacaaGAATAGAAACAAAGttggatttctaccagccccgagaacagCTGGCTTTCGCTCAAAATTcagaacaaacgatcacctacaaacagtaaaaaccttaatagaaaaaatcgatagaatataacagatcGCTGGTACTTATCTtatcgtagactttcacaaagccttcgataccgtggaattagacagcattataactgctctgaacaatagtagactAGACTACCgcttacaaagttagtacaaacattgtaccgaacgccacaatgcgtgtaaaactacatgatactaCCAGACAAATTTATATGAAGCAAAGTGTGAGACatggcgacactctctcacctaaattatttataccGGTTCTccaatacgcctttaaaatgctaaactgggaaatagaggaataaaaatagacgggGTAGTGCTCAATCATttgcgttttgccgacgatatagtaCTTATTGCCGAAGAACTacgtgaagcacaacaaatgctacaagaattagaaaacgtatcttcaacactaggtctaaaaatgaacatcagtaagagtaaatttatgacaaatttggttcgaacacctaaccatccaaaatcaagtggtagaatcgacagaaaagtacatatatctcggtcatgaaatcagaataagcaaggataatcagacctgtgaatttcaacgacAAATAACACTTGTTTGGGCgacgtatggttcactaagagacatctttaagagcaacatcccgatagctatgaaacggaaggcatttgaccaatgcgttcttcctattatgacatacggagcagaaactctcacgctcacaaaaacaacagcactaaaaattcgagtggcacaaaggcgcatggaaagatctattctcggcgtgacaaaaaaagacaaaataaggaaccaagaccttaggaaaagaacaggtatcactgatgtcgtcgaacgtatagccaagctgaaatggaattgggcaggtcacatatcgagactaaaagactcaagatggaccagaaaactaaatgactggcgcccaagagaagataaacgcagcagaggacgaccaccaacacgctggacggacgacattaaacgaatatccaagaaatgacaATAAGACGCACAGAACCgtaaagagtggcgaaaaatgggagagacctatgtccagcagtggacagaagtggttgcatgataatgatgatgatgacttaggttataaatatgtttggcCAAAAAGTCCCCCACacccttgagtggtaagtttatcttacctgtgaCTTACCTGCACCGATAATAATTGACGGATAGTTTtaaaagttgttattacatattgtagtattggtATAAATGTGATTCATGTCAAATgacccatgggcttgtagtctagtACTTAGATGGTAGATTGGCGATCCATTAGTCTTGACTTAAGTTTTATTAATCACAGTAGTTAGGATTTGTGGGCGAGACGTACTCGAAAGAGCTGAAATTAGCCATAAACTCTTATAACAAGCCATTATTATAACAAGGATTAATTACAAAATTGGAAAATATATCCCAAGAACATAGTCAGGCCTTATTTTCaagcttcttcttcaaattttgtaaacatttttcaAAGTTCTATTCTTGCACGTATCAGAAAAACCAAGTAATCTGCGAAAACTATgcattgttattttttgttaagaATCGTGCCATTTGTCTGGATCTTGGCTcctctaatttttttttcgtacTAGGTTTAATAAGTATGTTGAAAGGGGATCTGAAGACTCTCATTTGAAAGAGTTACTTCTATCACGACTTTATTGACTGTATCAGTGCGATTTTAACTAATCGTATCAGTTTCACTGATATTCCTAGTCATCTCATTGGTTCGTATAGTTTGTTTTGTGATATGGAGTCGTAGGTctgtttaaaatcaataaagaGCATGTGCAAACCTAGGTTTTGTTCATAACtattataaaaacaaattgtacgcaaaatattgtattttttaataaaaaatatccatTTATTATCGTTATaactttattataaataatattttaaagataattaaggTTTATTTTTAATGCTGGTAGTTTTTCCGTTAATTTAagctatagtagaaaccctcaatttagaagagtgatatcatagtttaaacgccgaatatcctcaaatttaaatgtacacagcggccctcgaaaactgcctgttttctcgattgcaatttgcgtttcctcataagaaattacagaatatataaagtagtatattta
Coding sequences:
- the LOC140442991 gene encoding uncharacterized protein gives rise to the protein MERIIELVRKYPILYDLSHEDYKNVRKKDKIWTRIGEEIGENESEAFPNIESPENILTDENSAVQKPTCSKNLLTTQTDDSQNKIQPPSSKPTRNEAPRVTLSNETPSTGRTNRKRNSEPSTSVKDMISYFESKKRVVHDATDQLFLAHASTVKSFSPRRQIETKMKIAQVIMEQELLQWRKVL